The DNA sequence GACGCCGTAGGTGACCTCCACCGCCGCGTGCGCGTCATGGGCGGTGAACGCTTGGAACAGGCGCATCTTCTGCTTGTCGGTCAGCAGTTCAGCGCGGGTTCGCAGGGTGCGGCGGATGCCGTACAGCGGGTCGCCCGTGCGGCCCCGGTGCCCGGTGGTGGCCTGCTGGATGCGTTGGCGGCACACGGTGAGCTTGTCGGCGGCCAGGTGCACGACGTGGAACGGGTCCATCACCGTCCGGGCAGCGGGCACCGCGCTGGCGGCGGCGGTGTGGTAGCCGGCGAACCCGTCCATCGTGACAACCTTGACCCGGTCTCGAAACACCTGGTCACGGGCGTCCAGCCACTCGGTGAGGACCTTCGCCGAACGGCCCGGGACCATGTCCAACAGGCGAGACGGGCCGGTGCCGTCCACGACCGGGGTCAGGTCGACCAGGACGGTGACGAACGCACTGCTGCCGTCGCCGCGCACGTGCTTCCATTTGTGCTCATCGACACCGAGAACGCGGACTCCGTCGAAGTGTCCGGGCTGCTCGTAGACCATCGTGCGAACCTCCGAGACCGCCAGGTCATTGACCAGGTCCCACCCCAGCCCGAGGGCCTTGGCCACGGCGGACACGCTGGTGCGGTCGATCGCCAGACGCTGCAGGATCCAGCGGCTGCAGCGGCGGGTGGTCTTGGCCCGCGGCTCGGCCAACGCCGGCATCCGCTGCTGGAAGATCCTCGTAGCGCACTCGGTGTTGTCGCAGGTGAAGCGCGGTACCCGCACGTGCAGTCTGGTGGGATGCCCGACGATCGGTAGATCCGTGACCTTCCGCTGGACGTGGTCCCGCAAACGGCCCGCCATCCCGCACTCGGCGCAGATCGGGTCGAGTGTGACCGGGGCGCAGAACAGGTGCGTGAGCTCGTCAGCCACAGCGGCGTCGGTGATGGTCACCCCGAGCTCGACGGTGCGGCAGATGGTGTCGGCGAGCAGGCTGGCGGTAGCGTTCAAAGCGGGTCCTGGGGATGCGAAGTGCTGGTGTAGGAACTTGCATCTTCACACGCCCCAGGACCCCTACATCTTGTGCCTCACCGCATCACCGCAGCATCCCCGCTACGCACTCCGGATCCGGAAGAGCCGGTTATCGACCGCATCAACGATCTGTTCGCCGGCGACCACCCCGACTCCTCCGTCCGCAACGTGGTCACCCACATCAAGGACCGGCTCGAAGAGAGCGAGACCCTCAAGACGCAGGCGCGGAACAACTCACTCGCTCAGTTCCG is a window from the Dietzia sp. JS16-p6b genome containing:
- a CDS encoding ISL3 family transposase; amino-acid sequence: MNATASLLADTICRTVELGVTITDAAVADELTHLFCAPVTLDPICAECGMAGRLRDHVQRKVTDLPIVGHPTRLHVRVPRFTCDNTECATRIFQQRMPALAEPRAKTTRRCSRWILQRLAIDRTSVSAVAKALGLGWDLVNDLAVSEVRTMVYEQPGHFDGVRVLGVDEHKWKHVRGDGSSAFVTVLVDLTPVVDGTGPSRLLDMVPGRSAKVLTEWLDARDQVFRDRVKVVTMDGFAGYHTAAASAVPAARTVMDPFHVVHLAADKLTVCRQRIQQATTGHRGRTGDPLYGIRRTLRTRAELLTDKQKMRLFQAFTAHDAHAAVEVTYGVYQRLITAYEASGKREGKIAMYKLLKSIRAGVPAELPELAQLGRSLWKRHREILAYFDVGASNGPVEAINGRLEHLRGIALGFRNLKHYILRSLIHSGQLQDRINAL